CCCTCTCCGCTCGCAAGCGCCAGGAAGAAGCTCGGCACGAAGGGCACGGCGAAGAGGGCGAGCGGCACGCCGCGCAGGCCCGTCCACCAGCCCGGCAGCCTGTCCTGGCCCCGATAGGGCCCGCGCTTCGGGCTCAATCGAAGAGCTCGATCAGGATGTGGACGAAGGAGAGCACCCCGGTGAAGCCGACGCTCGCCGCGATCAGCGCGAGCCCGGCGAGGCGCCGTGCGGGGGCGGGAAGAAGGGAGGGATTCATCGCGGGGGAAAGATCGCCCCGCGATGCCCCCTCTTCAAGCCGCCTGAAGGCTACAGTTTCACCCGCAGCAGCCGCCCCAGCTCGCCCACGATGCCAGCCCGGAAGGCGAGGACGCAGAGGACGAAGATCACGCCCTGGATGATCGTCACCCAGGCGCCGAAGGGGGCGAGGTAGGTCTGCATGGACACCACGATCCCCGCCCCGACCACCGGCCCGAACAGGGTGCCGAGGCCGCCGAGCAGGGTCATCAGCACGACCTCGCCCGACATGGACCAGTGCACGTCCGTGAGCGTCGCGATGCCGACCGTGATCGCCTTCGCGCCCCCCGCGACGCCTGCGATCCCGGCCGAGAGGACGAAGGCCACCAGCTTGTAGTCGTCCACCCGGTAGCCCAGCGAGGTGGCGCGCGCCTCGTTCTCCCGGATGGCGGTCAGCAACTGGCCGAAGGGGGAGCGAATGACGCGCTGGACCAGCAGGAACCCCGCGAGGAACAGGGCGGCTACGAACCAGTAGAGGGTCATGTCCGCCCGCAGGTCGATGACGCCGAAGAGCATCCCGCGCGGGACGGACTGGATCCCGTCCTCGCCATGGGTGAAGGGCGCCTGCAGGCAGAAAAAGTAGACCATCTGGGCCAGCGCCAGGGTAATCATGGCGAAGTAGATCCCCGCCCGCCGGATGGCGATCCAGCCGAAGACGAGGCCGAGCACCGCGCCTACGGCGCCGCCGAGGAGGATGGAAAGCTCCGGCGTCAGGCCCCAGACCTTCACCGCATGGGCCGCGATGTAGCTGCCCATCCCGAAATAGGCGGCGTGGCCGAAGGAGAGCAGCCCGACATAGCCGATCAGCAGGTTGAAGGCGCAAGCGAAGAGGGCGAAGCACAGCAGCTTCATCAGGAACTGCGGGTAGAGGAAGAAGGGGCAGGCGATCAGCGCCCCGATCATCACCAGCAGCGCGATCCCCTGCGCGCGGGTGAGGCCGAAGAGCCCCGGCGCGGCCGGCGGCAGCCCCTGTGCGGCCCCCGGGGAGACCTCGTCCGGGAGGGTGGTGGCGGACGCCATGGGTCAGGCCCTTCCGAACAGGCCGGCGGGGCGTGCGAGCAGCACGATCGCCATGATGACGAAGATCACGGTCGCCGAGGCCTCCGGGTAGACCACCTTGGTCACCCCCTCGACGAGGCCGAGGCCGAAGCCGGTGATGACGGAGCCCAGGATGGACCCCATGCCGCCGATCACCACCACGGCAAACAC
This genomic window from Pararoseomonas sp. SCSIO 73927 contains:
- a CDS encoding branched-chain amino acid ABC transporter permease, whose protein sequence is MIGALIACPFFLYPQFLMKLLCFALFACAFNLLIGYVGLLSFGHAAYFGMGSYIAAHAVKVWGLTPELSILLGGAVGAVLGLVFGWIAIRRAGIYFAMITLALAQMVYFFCLQAPFTHGEDGIQSVPRGMLFGVIDLRADMTLYWFVAALFLAGFLLVQRVIRSPFGQLLTAIRENEARATSLGYRVDDYKLVAFVLSAGIAGVAGGAKAITVGIATLTDVHWSMSGEVVLMTLLGGLGTLFGPVVGAGIVVSMQTYLAPFGAWVTIIQGVIFVLCVLAFRAGIVGELGRLLRVKL